One stretch of Candidatus Falkowbacteria bacterium DNA includes these proteins:
- the recA gene encoding recombinase RecA has product MKKKSSTTEETQKQNAATDAIAQIQEKFGEGAIMKLGEAATMNVEAISTGSISLNIALGVGGVPRGRIIEIYGPESSGKTTLSQHIVAEVQKTGGTAAFIDAEHALDPDYAKKIGIDINEMFISQPDTGEQALEIVETLVRSNAMDIIVIDSVAALTPKAEIEGEMGDRHMGLQARLMSQALRKLAAIVGKTKTTVIFINQTRQKIGVFFGNPETTTGGMALKFYSSVRIEVRRAAQIKKAEMTIGNRVKSKVVKNKVAPPFQTCEFDIMYNEGISVSGDAIDTGLKYGVVSKAGNSYSYGDEKLGVGRETAKRYLRENKKLLDKINKEIWVAVLEKRKEDL; this is encoded by the coding sequence ATGAAAAAAAAATCAAGTACAACAGAGGAAACCCAAAAACAAAATGCTGCTACCGATGCAATTGCCCAAATTCAAGAAAAATTTGGTGAAGGCGCAATTATGAAACTAGGAGAAGCAGCCACAATGAACGTTGAAGCTATTTCCACTGGCAGTATCTCTCTGAATATTGCTCTAGGTGTTGGTGGCGTACCTCGTGGCCGTATTATTGAAATTTATGGCCCTGAATCTTCAGGAAAGACAACTTTGTCTCAGCACATTGTAGCTGAAGTACAAAAAACAGGTGGCACTGCCGCTTTTATCGACGCAGAACACGCCCTAGATCCTGACTATGCCAAAAAGATCGGTATAGACATTAATGAAATGTTTATTTCTCAGCCCGACACAGGAGAACAGGCATTAGAGATCGTAGAAACTTTAGTCAGGTCAAATGCGATGGACATCATTGTTATTGATTCTGTAGCAGCTTTAACTCCAAAGGCAGAAATCGAAGGCGAGATGGGCGACAGACACATGGGCCTTCAAGCTAGATTAATGAGTCAGGCTCTTCGTAAACTTGCCGCAATTGTTGGAAAAACCAAGACAACTGTGATTTTTATTAATCAAACTCGCCAAAAAATCGGTGTGTTTTTTGGGAATCCAGAAACTACTACTGGTGGTATGGCACTTAAGTTTTACAGTTCTGTTCGAATTGAAGTTCGCCGAGCTGCGCAAATTAAAAAAGCAGAAATGACCATCGGAAACCGAGTGAAATCCAAAGTTGTAAAAAACAAGGTTGCACCACCCTTTCAGACTTGCGAATTTGATATTATGTACAATGAAGGCATCTCAGTTTCAGGTGATGCAATTGATACCGGATTAAAATATGGAGTAGTCAGCAAAGCTGGCAACTCATATTCATATGGTGATGAAAAATTAGGCGTTGGCAGAGAAACTGCCAAACGATATCTTCGTGAAAATAAAAAACTTCTCGATAAAATCAATAAGGAAATTTGGGTTGCTGTTTTAGAAAAAAGAAAAGAAGACCTCTAG
- a CDS encoding helix-turn-helix domain-containing protein yields the protein MTGFINKKIETIQTLGERLAKHRKEKGLSRDKAARAININVRYLRYLETNAYGQMPADVYALNIIRAYADLLELNPSTVEDLYKKEKALYSKTQKRIKPIKLSRSQKMLNRFLNPKTLKYSVIIIFIAAILLYIGSEVNTITSSPELIIASPPDNLITQTSQVKIQGQTEKEVHLRINDRPLLSDKNGNFSIVLDLQKGLNIIKISAQKKHSKEKVVYKKVIVTDEQLTEPIQ from the coding sequence ATGACCGGTTTTATCAACAAAAAAATTGAAACTATTCAGACGCTAGGAGAGAGATTGGCAAAGCATCGGAAAGAAAAAGGTTTATCACGAGACAAGGCAGCTCGGGCAATTAATATTAATGTTCGTTACCTTAGATATCTAGAAACTAATGCTTACGGGCAAATGCCAGCTGATGTTTATGCCTTGAACATTATTCGTGCTTATGCTGACTTATTAGAATTAAATCCCTCAACTGTAGAAGACTTATACAAAAAAGAAAAAGCACTTTACTCCAAGACTCAAAAGAGAATAAAGCCGATAAAGCTCAGTCGGTCCCAGAAAATGCTCAACCGTTTTCTAAATCCTAAAACTCTGAAATATTCCGTCATAATAATTTTTATCGCAGCAATTTTGCTCTACATCGGAAGCGAGGTTAACACGATAACTTCTTCACCTGAATTAATCATTGCCTCACCTCCCGATAATCTAATCACTCAGACCAGTCAAGTAAAAATCCAAGGGCAAACAGAAAAAGAAGTTCACCTAAGAATTAATGATCGCCCCTTGCTAAGTGATAAGAATGGAAACTTTTCCATAGTTCTCGACTTGCAAAAAGGATTAAATATTATTAAAATATCAGCACAAAAGAAACACAGCAAAGAAAAAGTTGTTTACAAAAAAGTAATTGTAACCGATGAACAACTTACTGAGCCAATACAATAA
- the clpP gene encoding ATP-dependent Clp endopeptidase proteolytic subunit ClpP, with protein sequence MHLIPTVVEKSHYGERAYDIYSRLLKERIIFIGSAIDDQVANSVIAQLLYLESEDPKKDIKVYVNSPGGSVSAGLAIYDTMQYIKPDVVTICVGLAASMGSLLLTAGTKGKRFSLPNSKIMIHQVMGGAQGQASDIKIQAEEIIKVKENLNKILAKHTGQPLEKVEQDSDRDNYMTAEEAKKYGLIDKII encoded by the coding sequence ATGCATTTAATCCCAACGGTAGTTGAAAAAAGTCATTATGGTGAAAGAGCCTATGATATTTATTCAAGATTATTGAAAGAAAGAATTATTTTCATTGGTTCAGCCATTGATGATCAAGTGGCCAATTCAGTAATTGCACAGTTATTGTATTTAGAAAGTGAAGATCCCAAAAAAGATATTAAGGTTTATGTTAATTCACCTGGCGGTTCAGTCAGTGCTGGCTTAGCAATTTATGACACCATGCAGTATATAAAACCGGATGTAGTTACAATTTGCGTAGGCTTAGCTGCTAGTATGGGTTCATTACTTTTGACAGCAGGAACTAAAGGAAAACGATTTTCTTTACCAAATTCAAAGATAATGATTCATCAGGTTATGGGTGGCGCGCAAGGACAGGCAAGTGATATAAAAATTCAAGCAGAAGAAATTATCAAGGTAAAAGAAAATTTAAATAAGATACTTGCCAAACATACTGGTCAACCATTAGAAAAAGTTGAGCAGGATTCTGATCGTGATAATTATATGACAGCAGAAGAAGCGAAAAAGTATGGTTTGATTGATAAGATTATATAA
- a CDS encoding type I glyceraldehyde-3-phosphate dehydrogenase, whose protein sequence is MKRLRVAVNGCGRIGRQTIVMLVEDYSEYFDVVAVNDLASIEDIQRRLERDSVYGKFPGFVDCLEGKDRPTLSIKNSSCSHVHYVSVCSESEPAQLPWKELEVNIVIDATGRFTTREQLNAHFIAGAKRVVLTAPTKDESIPMYVNGVNTDGDDFEKHNIISNASCTTNCVAPVLFLLQELFGVDKAYLNTVHAVTNGQKLFDGMGGKDPRRDRACMSSIIPASTGAAVALEKILPKLKGRLGGEATRVPLVTGSYVDLEVVLNEDISVEELKTIFLESVCGYGLEGVVELIDDPQFVSIDVSGMTAPSVVSLDLIKRTWEKTFRIKIWYDNELSYVYQLCELIFLHNVEH, encoded by the coding sequence ATGAAAAGGTTGAGAGTGGCAGTCAATGGTTGTGGTCGAATTGGTCGGCAGACTATTGTGATGTTGGTTGAAGATTACAGCGAATATTTTGACGTAGTCGCGGTGAATGATTTGGCGAGTATTGAAGATATTCAACGTCGCCTGGAAAGGGATTCGGTTTATGGTAAATTCCCTGGGTTTGTCGACTGTCTTGAAGGAAAAGATCGGCCGACTCTCTCCATTAAGAACAGTTCATGTTCGCATGTTCACTATGTCAGTGTTTGTTCAGAGAGTGAGCCTGCTCAGTTGCCTTGGAAGGAACTGGAAGTGAACATTGTTATTGATGCCACTGGCCGATTTACTACACGTGAACAGTTGAATGCTCATTTTATCGCGGGAGCCAAGAGAGTTGTTCTGACTGCCCCGACGAAAGATGAGTCCATTCCCATGTACGTGAATGGTGTGAATACGGATGGTGATGATTTTGAAAAGCATAACATCATTTCCAATGCATCATGTACCACCAATTGTGTGGCGCCGGTACTGTTCCTACTTCAAGAATTGTTTGGAGTTGATAAAGCGTATTTGAACACAGTTCACGCTGTTACCAACGGACAAAAGTTGTTTGACGGTATGGGGGGAAAAGATCCTCGACGTGATCGTGCTTGCATGTCTAGCATTATTCCGGCTTCGACCGGAGCGGCCGTGGCGTTGGAAAAGATTTTGCCAAAGCTGAAGGGTCGACTTGGAGGCGAAGCTACGCGTGTTCCTTTGGTAACTGGTTCCTATGTTGATCTGGAAGTTGTTTTAAATGAAGACATCTCAGTCGAGGAGCTGAAGACTATATTTCTGGAGAGTGTTTGTGGTTATGGTCTTGAAGGAGTTGTGGAGCTGATCGATGATCCGCAGTTTGTGTCAATCGACGTATCTGGGATGACAGCTCCATCAGTTGTTAGTTTAGACTTGATCAAGAGAACCTGGGAGAAAACTTTCCGAATCAAGATTTGGTACGACAATGAGTTGAGTTATGTATATCAGCTTTGCGAACTGATTTTCTTACACAATGTTGAGCACTGA
- a CDS encoding DUF3006 domain-containing protein → MNYIKGTIDRIEEDKAVINLGNGHNLTWPVDKLPTNHHEGDAVRIHITEDVEQTTISENTAVNVLNEILKDD, encoded by the coding sequence ATGAATTACATCAAAGGTACAATTGATCGGATCGAGGAAGATAAAGCTGTTATCAACCTGGGAAATGGCCACAATCTAACCTGGCCTGTCGACAAACTACCCACAAATCACCACGAAGGTGATGCAGTTAGAATTCACATTACCGAAGACGTAGAACAAACCACCATTTCAGAAAATACCGCTGTTAACGTACTTAACGAAATATTAAAGGATGACTAA
- a CDS encoding Hsp20/alpha crystallin family protein yields the protein MTDDFNQNWFNHLDDLEQHYHPDKFFSDEISKPTDEASVKDHYYAPAFTEEADIPEEAQLSIDIYQDEDNLYVITPVAGSLSQSLDIHLDKDILTIKGERTSEYAAEKHNQYIYQECYWGKFSRSVILPFPVLADKIEATLKDNVLKIKLPKADETKKISIKVKEH from the coding sequence ATGACTGACGACTTTAATCAAAATTGGTTCAACCACCTAGATGATCTAGAACAACACTATCATCCAGATAAATTTTTTTCTGATGAAATATCTAAACCAACGGACGAAGCAAGTGTCAAGGATCACTATTATGCACCAGCCTTCACTGAAGAAGCGGACATTCCAGAGGAGGCCCAACTTTCAATTGATATTTATCAAGACGAAGATAATCTATATGTAATTACTCCTGTGGCCGGATCACTATCCCAGAGTCTTGATATTCACTTAGACAAAGACATACTGACCATCAAAGGTGAACGCACCAGCGAATATGCAGCTGAAAAACATAATCAATATATATATCAAGAATGTTACTGGGGTAAATTTTCCCGAAGTGTAATTTTACCTTTTCCTGTTCTGGCAGACAAGATTGAAGCCACCCTCAAGGATAATGTTTTAAAAATAAAATTACCAAAAGCTGATGAAACGAAAAAGATCAGCATCAAAGTAAAGGAACATTAA
- a CDS encoding HU family DNA-binding protein has protein sequence MNKAELAGVIADKVGVTKKQAEDMLECLTSTVTETIKSGGEVTLTGFGTFSARVRKGREGVNPQNPSQPITIPPTKVVKFKAGKTLKDALKASQHAEAPAAPVEETVNEPVDESSDVM, from the coding sequence ATGAATAAAGCAGAATTAGCTGGCGTTATTGCTGACAAAGTTGGCGTCACAAAAAAACAAGCTGAAGACATGCTTGAATGTCTTACCAGTACCGTTACAGAAACTATCAAAAGTGGTGGTGAAGTAACATTAACCGGGTTTGGAACTTTTTCCGCTAGAGTTAGAAAAGGTCGTGAAGGTGTAAATCCACAAAATCCATCACAACCAATTACTATTCCTCCAACTAAGGTTGTAAAATTCAAAGCTGGAAAAACTCTAAAAGATGCGCTTAAAGCATCTCAACACGCTGAAGCTCCAGCTGCTCCAGTAGAAGAAACAGTAAATGAACCAGTAGATGAAAGTTCAGATGTAATGTAA
- a CDS encoding four helix bundle protein yields MRVEDLDVYKKLFTLTLEINHLTKSFPKFELFELGSQLRRSSNSPPANLAEGFGNKHTNIYLECISRAQGEIRETKHHLKIATAKGYLTKKQLFSYILRYNECSKMLYGLEKSLILKHKK; encoded by the coding sequence ATGAGAGTTGAAGATCTAGATGTCTATAAAAAATTATTCACTTTAACACTGGAGATCAATCACCTTACAAAGTCTTTTCCTAAATTTGAACTTTTTGAATTAGGTTCTCAATTAAGACGCTCCTCAAATTCTCCTCCAGCGAATCTAGCTGAAGGGTTTGGAAATAAACATACCAATATATATCTTGAATGCATAAGCAGAGCACAAGGAGAAATTAGAGAGACAAAACATCATTTAAAAATTGCTACGGCTAAAGGTTATCTTACTAAAAAACAACTCTTTTCATATATTCTTAGGTATAATGAATGTTCTAAAATGCTTTATGGCTTAGAAAAGTCACTGATTTTAAAACATAAAAAATAA
- a CDS encoding TIGR00282 family metallophosphoesterase — MKILFFGDIMGKIGRKGLTKALPKLKKKYKPDLVIANAENLAHGKGITEKTLKEMISAGVDFFTSGNHVFSNAAEVEQILSEGKLPIIRPANYPPGVPGDGYRVVEVGAYKILIVNLMGRVFFREQFDCPFRKLQEILDEYKDSNLAGVIVDLHAEATSEKNALPRYFDGQISAVIGTHTHVQTADEQILEKGTAMISDAGMVGLKNSSLGVGLDNVMKNFLTQTPAVHEIPETGTCQIDGIFAIIKPETGLAESIERIKINVEV; from the coding sequence ATCAAAATTTTATTCTTTGGTGACATCATGGGCAAAATTGGCCGTAAAGGGCTAACCAAGGCTTTACCAAAGCTAAAGAAAAAATATAAACCTGATTTAGTCATTGCTAATGCAGAAAATTTAGCGCATGGTAAAGGCATTACAGAAAAAACTCTGAAGGAAATGATTTCCGCCGGTGTTGATTTTTTTACTTCTGGAAATCATGTCTTTTCTAATGCTGCTGAGGTTGAGCAAATTCTATCTGAAGGGAAATTACCAATCATTCGACCTGCCAACTACCCTCCAGGTGTACCCGGTGATGGTTATAGAGTAGTTGAAGTTGGGGCATATAAGATTTTAATTGTTAATTTAATGGGACGAGTGTTTTTTCGTGAGCAGTTTGACTGCCCTTTTCGAAAGCTCCAAGAAATATTAGACGAATACAAAGACAGTAACCTAGCAGGTGTCATTGTTGATTTGCATGCGGAAGCTACTTCAGAAAAAAACGCTTTACCAAGATACTTTGACGGACAAATCAGCGCAGTCATTGGAACACACACACATGTACAAACCGCAGACGAACAAATCCTAGAAAAAGGCACGGCCATGATTTCTGATGCTGGTATGGTTGGTCTAAAAAACTCAAGTTTAGGCGTTGGTCTTGATAATGTTATGAAAAACTTTTTAACTCAAACTCCAGCGGTTCACGAGATTCCAGAAACTGGGACTTGCCAAATTGATGGAATTTTTGCTATAATTAAGCCAGAAACAGGACTTGCTGAGTCAATTGAAAGAATTAAAATAAATGTTGAAGTATAG
- the rny gene encoding ribonuclease Y, giving the protein MLYPILIGAGVILGILAGYFVRKKMAQVEADSLESKMQNMISEAKTQEKEILLKAKDQALSVIDEAKKEETSRRSEIRELQKRLEKRESLFDQKLLNLESKQTKLQERATKLENIKAQIQEIKKEQLAKLEKIAGLNKEQAREVLLNNVESDMAENLVSRIKKLEDENSTELEKLAKESLALVIQRCSISHAVESTTSIVDLPSDEMKGRIIGREGRNIRAIEQATGVEIIVDDTPQAITVSAFSPIRRQVAKKALEKLILDGRIHPARIEEAIEESKKEIALEIKKAGEEACYEVGVAGLDPKLVQIVGRLKYRTSYGQNVLQHSIEVSHLSALLAERLGANVTIAKKAGFLHDIGKAVDHEIQGTHPEIGRDIGKKFKLSDEIIAPILTHHDDKPPTLEAVIVKVADAISGARPGARKDTYERYLQRLEELEGIAKRHDGVDKVYAIQAGREVRVFVEPDKINDLAAEKLAQKVAKEIEEELKYPGEIRVTIIRESRITEYAR; this is encoded by the coding sequence ATGCTATATCCTATTTTGATTGGAGCAGGTGTAATCCTAGGTATCTTAGCTGGATATTTTGTCAGAAAAAAAATGGCTCAAGTAGAAGCAGATTCCCTAGAATCCAAAATGCAAAACATGATTAGTGAGGCCAAGACTCAAGAAAAAGAAATTTTGCTAAAAGCAAAAGACCAAGCCTTGTCAGTCATAGATGAAGCGAAAAAAGAAGAAACCAGTCGTCGATCTGAAATAAGGGAGTTGCAAAAAAGATTGGAAAAACGTGAGTCTCTATTTGATCAAAAACTATTAAATCTAGAATCTAAGCAAACAAAACTTCAAGAACGTGCGACAAAATTAGAAAACATTAAAGCTCAAATTCAGGAAATTAAAAAAGAACAACTTGCTAAATTAGAAAAAATTGCTGGCTTGAACAAAGAACAAGCAAGGGAAGTTCTTCTGAACAACGTTGAAAGCGACATGGCCGAAAATTTAGTAAGCCGAATCAAAAAACTAGAAGATGAAAACTCAACTGAACTGGAAAAATTAGCCAAAGAAAGTTTAGCTTTGGTTATTCAACGTTGTTCTATTTCTCATGCGGTTGAATCAACTACCTCTATTGTTGATTTACCATCTGACGAAATGAAAGGACGAATTATTGGTCGCGAAGGTCGCAACATTCGTGCCATAGAACAAGCTACCGGAGTAGAAATCATTGTTGACGACACACCACAAGCAATAACAGTTTCAGCCTTTAGCCCAATTCGAAGACAAGTAGCAAAGAAGGCTTTAGAAAAATTAATTTTGGATGGAAGAATTCATCCAGCCCGAATTGAAGAAGCTATTGAAGAATCAAAAAAAGAAATTGCTCTTGAAATTAAAAAAGCTGGAGAAGAGGCCTGTTATGAAGTTGGTGTCGCTGGCCTAGATCCAAAATTAGTACAAATTGTTGGACGCTTGAAATACAGAACTAGTTACGGTCAAAATGTTTTACAACATTCAATTGAAGTTTCTCATTTGTCAGCATTACTAGCTGAACGTTTAGGCGCCAATGTAACAATAGCCAAGAAGGCTGGGTTTTTACATGATATTGGAAAAGCAGTTGATCACGAAATCCAGGGAACTCATCCTGAAATAGGTCGTGATATCGGTAAAAAGTTTAAGCTTTCAGATGAAATAATTGCTCCAATTCTAACTCACCACGACGATAAACCACCAACCTTAGAAGCAGTCATTGTTAAAGTTGCTGATGCTATTTCTGGTGCTCGTCCAGGCGCACGTAAAGATACTTATGAAAGATACCTTCAACGACTGGAAGAACTTGAAGGCATTGCCAAACGACATGATGGAGTAGATAAGGTTTATGCTATTCAGGCAGGTCGTGAAGTTCGTGTATTCGTAGAACCAGATAAAATAAATGACCTTGCGGCAGAAAAGCTTGCTCAAAAAGTTGCTAAAGAAATTGAAGAAGAACTTAAATACCCTGGTGAGATTAGAGTTACCATTATTCGTGAAAGTCGGATTACTGAATACGCAAGGTAA
- a CDS encoding S1 RNA-binding domain-containing protein yields MAKKQIKVDLNSPMNKLIEDDKNVQSLPQVGDTVKGLVIAGSKKEVLLDINGVMTGIIRGKELYNESDEFGNLKVGDTTEATVMELENEQGLLELSFRFAGHLKTWSVLEEYKSSGETIPAKVTDANKGGLLITVNRVPGFLPVSQLSPEFYPRVQGGDKNKILEKLKSYIGQEFKVKVLDIDPDNEKLIASEKAAWEENQKDTLSQYKPGDLVDGKITAVTDFGVFVEFGQNLEGLIHISELAWQRIDNPSDLFKVGDSVKAEIIKVEGSKIFLSSKKLQRDPWDNINEKYAVGDVVEGEIIKSTPFGLFVKLDKDIHGLAHISELSNKKITNTEDFAKTGSTMSFKIVSIEPNEHRLGLSIKSMDDKDDKSEDKKAKEDKAEVVEDSKEESKVEEVTESKEESKVEEVTESKEEPKVEEVTESKEEPKVEEVTEAKEEPKVEEDPKDTSKKEKTE; encoded by the coding sequence ATGGCTAAAAAACAAATCAAAGTAGACCTTAATTCACCAATGAACAAATTGATTGAGGATGATAAAAACGTACAATCACTACCTCAAGTTGGTGATACTGTTAAAGGTCTAGTAATCGCTGGCTCAAAAAAAGAAGTTTTACTTGACATTAATGGAGTCATGACTGGTATTATTAGAGGAAAAGAACTTTACAATGAATCAGACGAATTTGGTAATCTAAAAGTAGGAGACACAACAGAAGCAACAGTAATGGAACTTGAAAATGAACAAGGATTGCTAGAATTATCTTTCCGCTTTGCAGGTCACCTAAAAACCTGGTCCGTACTGGAAGAATACAAATCTAGCGGAGAAACAATCCCAGCTAAAGTTACTGACGCAAACAAAGGTGGGCTACTAATTACCGTAAATAGGGTTCCAGGATTTTTACCTGTTTCTCAACTTAGTCCAGAATTTTATCCCCGTGTTCAAGGTGGTGATAAAAATAAAATTCTCGAAAAATTAAAAAGCTATATCGGCCAAGAATTCAAAGTAAAAGTATTAGATATTGATCCTGATAATGAAAAATTAATTGCCTCAGAAAAGGCTGCTTGGGAAGAAAACCAAAAAGACACCTTAAGTCAATACAAGCCAGGAGACCTAGTTGATGGTAAAATCACAGCGGTAACTGACTTTGGTGTTTTTGTTGAATTTGGTCAAAACCTAGAAGGCTTAATTCATATTTCTGAATTAGCTTGGCAAAGAATTGACAACCCATCTGATTTATTCAAGGTTGGTGACAGCGTTAAAGCTGAAATCATAAAAGTTGAAGGCTCAAAGATTTTCCTATCTAGCAAAAAACTACAAAGAGATCCTTGGGACAACATTAACGAAAAATATGCCGTTGGTGATGTGGTCGAAGGTGAGATTATCAAATCAACACCTTTTGGTTTATTTGTTAAACTGGATAAAGATATTCACGGACTTGCTCATATCTCTGAATTATCCAATAAAAAAATTACGAACACTGAAGATTTTGCCAAGACCGGTAGCACTATGAGTTTCAAAATCGTTTCAATTGAACCAAATGAACATAGACTTGGTTTAAGTATCAAATCTATGGATGACAAGGATGATAAATCAGAAGATAAAAAAGCAAAAGAAGATAAAGCAGAAGTTGTTGAAGATTCAAAAGAAGAATCTAAAGTTGAAGAAGTTACTGAATCAAAAGAAGAATCTAAAGTCGAAGAAGTTACTGAATCAAAAGAAGAACCTAAAGTCGAAGAAGTTACTGAATCAAAAGAAGAACCTAAAGTCGAAGAAGTTACTGAAGCAAAAGAAGAACCTAAGGTTGAAGAAGATCCAAAAGATACTTCAAAAAAAGAAAAAACTGAATAA
- a CDS encoding MBL fold metallo-hydrolase, which translates to MNITWLGHSCFKIEGKIKGQQITILTDPFDKSTGLRLPKVRAEIVTVSHYHDGHSNVAGVTPVEDKGLVVIDRPGEYEVADVFVFGIGSYHDKKQGKELGKSVMFKFDVGGIKVLHLGDIGTVLSNLQLEKIDDVDVLLIPIGGKYTVNAKEAAEIVRQIEPRIVIPMHYKIPGLEIDLDGLDNFKKEMGNKAETVSKLKIAKKDLPVDDVKLIILEKS; encoded by the coding sequence ATGAATATAACATGGTTAGGGCACTCTTGTTTCAAAATAGAGGGAAAAATCAAGGGTCAGCAAATTACAATATTAACAGATCCTTTTGATAAGAGTACCGGTTTGCGTTTACCAAAAGTAAGGGCAGAAATTGTTACTGTAAGTCATTATCATGATGGTCATAGTAATGTTGCTGGGGTTACTCCTGTAGAAGACAAAGGTCTTGTAGTTATTGATCGCCCAGGTGAATATGAAGTTGCTGATGTGTTTGTGTTTGGCATAGGTTCTTATCACGACAAAAAACAAGGTAAAGAGTTGGGTAAGTCAGTAATGTTTAAATTTGATGTAGGTGGAATTAAAGTTTTACATTTGGGAGATATTGGGACAGTTTTATCTAATCTTCAATTAGAAAAGATTGACGATGTAGACGTTTTGTTAATTCCCATCGGTGGCAAATATACAGTAAATGCAAAGGAGGCAGCAGAAATTGTACGTCAGATTGAGCCGCGTATTGTTATCCCTATGCATTATAAAATTCCAGGATTGGAAATTGACCTTGATGGCTTGGATAATTTTAAAAAAGAAATGGGCAATAAAGCGGAGACGGTAAGTAAATTAAAGATAGCGAAAAAAGACTTACCGGTCGATGATGTTAAATTAATTATTTTAGAAAAATCATAA